One part of the Thermococcus radiotolerans genome encodes these proteins:
- the pxpB gene encoding 5-oxoprolinase subunit PxpB — MQPTIKPAGDSALLVSFGEVIDEEVNARVHAIADAVERADFEWLVEAVPAYSTAYVFYDPIKASFSEVKAAIEPLLQVSPESFKGRLVEIPVVYGGQYGPDIGFVAKHNGLAVDDVIEIHSKPTYRVYFLGFLPGFAYLGGMDERIAVPRLEKPRLKVPAGSVGIAGKQTGIYPLESPGGWRLIGRTPLRLFNPGREPPTLLRPGDMVRFVPIDESEFLELYEAEWGGGR, encoded by the coding sequence ATGCAACCAACGATAAAACCCGCCGGCGATTCGGCGCTGCTCGTATCCTTCGGTGAGGTCATCGACGAAGAGGTAAACGCCAGAGTCCATGCCATTGCCGACGCTGTGGAGAGGGCTGACTTTGAATGGCTCGTTGAGGCCGTGCCGGCTTACTCGACGGCCTACGTCTTCTACGACCCCATCAAGGCGAGCTTCAGCGAGGTGAAGGCGGCCATTGAGCCCCTCCTCCAAGTTTCGCCGGAATCCTTCAAGGGGAGGCTCGTGGAAATTCCCGTCGTTTACGGCGGCCAGTACGGCCCGGATATCGGCTTTGTGGCGAAACACAACGGCCTGGCCGTCGATGACGTGATCGAGATACATTCCAAGCCGACCTACCGCGTCTACTTCCTCGGCTTTCTGCCGGGCTTCGCATACCTCGGAGGCATGGACGAGAGGATAGCCGTGCCGAGACTCGAAAAACCGCGCTTAAAGGTCCCGGCCGGAAGCGTTGGGATAGCAGGAAAGCAGACTGGCATCTATCCCCTCGAAAGCCCCGGGGGCTGGAGGCTCATCGGGAGGACTCCGCTCAGACTGTTCAATCCAGGGAGGGAACCCCCGACCCTCCTAAGGCCCGGCGACATGGTGAGGTTCGTTCCCATCGACGAGTCGGAGTTCCTGGAGCTCTACGAGGCCGAATGGGGGGGAGGGAGATGA
- a CDS encoding 5-oxoprolinase subunit C family protein, protein MIELLNVPSLLTVQDSGRRGYRKLGVPVSGFMDDYSARIANYLVGNPGNAPLLEFLLAGPTLRFNASCVFAVAGDVEVRLNGTPVEPWMSHWAKRGDILEVGALKSGLYGYIAFAGGIKCEPLLGSCSAYPKAGLGRPLKAGDILNLGYAVLTRKDGRYLPPGLRPDYSAKEKTVRVVLGPNLDHFTGEGIGTFLSEAYTVTPESDRMGYRLDGKAIEHSEKGAGIVTDAIPTGSVQVPANGKPIVMLRDAQTTGGYAKIAVVATADLPIVAQSRPGERLRFEAVSVDEARELLIRREKTLRAIKGFLDGKMRAYRIRTGEEELIAFTKVERRD, encoded by the coding sequence ATGATTGAGCTTCTCAACGTTCCCTCACTTCTCACCGTCCAGGACTCCGGCAGGAGAGGCTACCGAAAGCTCGGTGTCCCCGTTTCCGGCTTCATGGACGATTACTCCGCGAGGATAGCTAACTACCTCGTCGGAAACCCCGGTAACGCACCTCTCCTTGAGTTCCTCCTCGCCGGCCCAACGCTCAGGTTCAACGCCTCCTGCGTCTTTGCTGTTGCTGGGGACGTTGAGGTGAGACTCAACGGCACCCCCGTAGAACCTTGGATGAGTCACTGGGCAAAGAGAGGGGATATCCTTGAGGTTGGCGCCTTGAAGAGCGGACTCTATGGCTACATAGCCTTCGCCGGCGGAATAAAGTGTGAGCCGCTCCTCGGGAGCTGCTCGGCCTATCCCAAGGCCGGCCTTGGAAGGCCGCTGAAGGCCGGGGATATTCTGAACCTCGGCTACGCGGTACTAACCAGGAAGGATGGGAGATACCTTCCCCCGGGGCTGAGGCCGGACTATTCAGCGAAGGAAAAGACCGTCCGCGTCGTTCTCGGCCCCAACCTCGACCACTTCACCGGGGAGGGGATAGGGACCTTCCTGAGCGAGGCCTATACCGTAACTCCCGAGTCCGACAGAATGGGTTACCGCCTCGATGGAAAGGCCATAGAGCACTCGGAGAAGGGCGCGGGGATAGTGACGGACGCCATACCGACCGGCTCTGTTCAGGTTCCGGCCAACGGAAAGCCTATAGTGATGCTCCGCGACGCCCAGACGACCGGCGGCTACGCGAAGATAGCCGTCGTTGCAACGGCAGACCTCCCCATCGTTGCACAGAGCCGGCCTGGGGAGAGGCTGAGGTTTGAGGCGGTGAGCGTCGATGAAGCCCGGGAGCTTCTGATCAGGCGCGAGAAAACCCTGAGGGCAATCAAGGGCTTCCTTGACGGGAAGATGCGCGCCTACAGGATAAGAACGGGGGAAGAAGAGCTGATCGCGTTCACAAAAGTGGAAAGAAGGGATTAG
- a CDS encoding LamB/YcsF family protein, with protein sequence MKVDLNSDLGESFGRYKLGLDEEVMNYITSANVATGWHAGDPIVMRKTVRLAKEKGIAVGAHPGYPDLLGFGRRYMKLSPEEARNYILYQIGALYAFTRAEGIELQHVKPHGALYNALVKEEELARAVIEGIADFDRNLIFVALSGSKPAEIAEEMGVKVAHEVFADRAYNADGTLVPRSKPGAVIHEEKEIAERVVSMVKDGGVRAINGEWVELRADTICVHGDNPRAVQIAARIRRVLEEEGVRVVPMREIVR encoded by the coding sequence ATGAAGGTTGACCTGAACTCTGACCTCGGCGAGAGCTTTGGCCGCTACAAACTCGGCCTCGACGAGGAGGTTATGAACTACATCACGAGCGCCAACGTTGCAACAGGCTGGCACGCCGGTGACCCTATAGTCATGAGGAAAACGGTAAGGCTCGCGAAGGAGAAGGGCATTGCCGTCGGGGCGCACCCCGGCTACCCGGACCTTCTCGGCTTCGGCAGGAGGTACATGAAGCTCTCGCCAGAGGAGGCGAGGAACTACATCCTCTATCAGATCGGCGCCCTCTACGCCTTCACAAGGGCGGAGGGAATCGAGCTCCAGCACGTCAAGCCGCATGGGGCGCTCTACAACGCCCTCGTTAAAGAGGAGGAGCTCGCGAGGGCCGTGATAGAGGGAATAGCGGACTTCGATAGGAACCTGATATTCGTGGCCCTCTCCGGCTCAAAGCCGGCCGAGATAGCGGAGGAAATGGGCGTTAAGGTTGCCCATGAGGTCTTCGCTGACAGGGCCTACAACGCCGACGGAACCCTCGTTCCACGTTCGAAGCCCGGAGCGGTCATACACGAGGAGAAAGAGATAGCCGAGCGCGTGGTCTCGATGGTCAAGGACGGTGGAGTCAGGGCGATAAACGGCGAGTGGGTTGAACTTAGAGCAGATACAATCTGCGTCCACGGTGACAACCCAAGGGCGGTTCAAATCGCGGCGAGGATAAGGAGGGTCCTTGAGGAAGAGGGCGTTAGGGTAGTGCCGATGAGGGAGATCGTGCGGTGA
- a CDS encoding UPF0179 family protein codes for MAIITLVGEKLARPGVEFIYYGPAEPCKTCKLAGVCVGNLEPGRRYKILRVRSMPSHSCPLHEGKVRVVEVVEPSIEVAIEPRLAIAGSVIKLHFADCSDKEKADLFRPEGLFEGDHVKIIEILDDVECNGKTYKVVKVMRKKD; via the coding sequence ATGGCAATAATCACGTTAGTTGGGGAAAAGCTGGCAAGACCAGGGGTTGAATTCATATATTACGGCCCGGCAGAACCGTGCAAGACGTGCAAGCTAGCGGGAGTCTGCGTCGGAAACCTGGAACCCGGCAGGAGGTATAAAATCCTCCGGGTAAGGAGCATGCCCTCACACTCCTGCCCGCTCCACGAGGGCAAGGTTAGGGTTGTTGAAGTCGTCGAGCCGAGCATCGAGGTCGCGATAGAGCCGAGGCTGGCCATAGCGGGCTCTGTTATAAAGCTCCACTTCGCGGATTGCAGCGACAAGGAAAAGGCGGACCTGTTCAGGCCGGAAGGTCTCTTCGAGGGCGACCACGTGAAAATAATAGAAATCCTCGACGACGTCGAGTGCAACGGCAAGACCTACAAGGTCGTCAAGGTCATGCGCAAGAAGGACTAA
- a CDS encoding NAD(P)-dependent glycerol-1-phosphate dehydrogenase, producing the protein MHLMQLPREVLLGENLKGEAVNVAKRLGLGEKALVLYGPKTKEIAGKDIEKSLRESFDVSALVIREASMEEVEKTLTKIRDDNSDWLIAVGGGSIIDVAKLASFKAGVPFISFPTTASHDGIASANASIKDLGTKTSVKAVPPVAVIADVGVIKTAPYRYLAAGVGDMISNLTAVKDWQLAHRIKGEYYSEYAASLSLMSAKMVIKNADIIRLGNEESVRKVVKGLISCGVAMSIAGSSRPASGAEHLFSHALDAIAPKPALHGEQVGVGTIIMAYLHGLKWERIRETLKKVGAPTNAYELGIDPEYIIEALTIAHTIRPERYTILGKDGLTREAAEKAAKITGVI; encoded by the coding sequence ATGCATCTGATGCAGCTGCCCAGAGAGGTGCTGCTGGGCGAAAATCTGAAGGGAGAGGCCGTTAACGTCGCGAAGAGACTTGGTCTGGGCGAGAAGGCTCTAGTGCTCTACGGACCGAAGACAAAGGAGATAGCCGGAAAGGACATCGAGAAGAGCCTCAGGGAGTCGTTTGATGTGAGCGCGCTGGTAATCAGGGAGGCCAGCATGGAGGAGGTCGAGAAGACCCTGACTAAAATTAGGGACGATAACTCTGACTGGCTCATAGCCGTTGGCGGCGGAAGTATAATCGACGTCGCCAAGCTCGCCTCGTTTAAAGCCGGAGTTCCTTTCATCAGCTTCCCAACGACCGCTTCCCACGACGGCATAGCGAGTGCAAATGCATCCATCAAAGACCTCGGAACCAAGACATCGGTCAAGGCCGTGCCGCCGGTGGCGGTGATAGCCGACGTCGGGGTCATCAAGACCGCCCCCTACCGCTACCTAGCCGCCGGAGTGGGGGACATGATAAGCAATCTGACGGCGGTGAAGGACTGGCAGCTGGCCCACAGGATAAAGGGCGAGTACTACAGCGAGTACGCGGCCTCGCTGAGCCTGATGAGCGCCAAGATGGTGATAAAGAATGCGGATATAATACGCCTCGGCAACGAGGAGAGCGTGAGGAAGGTTGTTAAGGGTCTCATCTCCTGCGGCGTGGCCATGAGCATAGCGGGCTCTTCGAGACCTGCAAGCGGCGCGGAGCACCTCTTCAGCCACGCTCTCGATGCCATAGCGCCGAAACCGGCCCTGCACGGCGAGCAGGTCGGCGTTGGGACGATAATAATGGCCTACCTCCACGGGCTCAAGTGGGAGAGGATTAGGGAAACCTTAAAGAAGGTCGGGGCGCCAACTAACGCATACGAGCTTGGGATCGACCCGGAGTACATAATCGAGGCCCTCACGATTGCCCACACGATAAGGCCCGAGAGGTATACGATCCTCGGGAAGGACGGTCTCACGCGAGAGGCAGCCGAGAAGGCCGCTAAAATCACCGGAGTCATCTGA
- a CDS encoding type II toxin-antitoxin system VapC family toxin, giving the protein MKVQVIDAAVFIQGFDVEGVTTPKVVDEVKDPESKLFLEGLISAGKVRVLSPSRESVEAVREAARKTGELNELSEADVEILALAYELGGVLFTDDYNLQNIAKTLRIEFRTLKRGIKRVIRWNYVCIGCGKRFSEMPPEGICPDCGSPVRLIPKKKRRRKRPGRARRS; this is encoded by the coding sequence ATGAAGGTTCAGGTCATAGATGCGGCTGTCTTCATTCAGGGGTTCGATGTGGAAGGGGTTACGACGCCGAAGGTCGTCGATGAAGTGAAAGACCCGGAGTCGAAGCTTTTTCTGGAGGGGCTGATAAGCGCCGGAAAGGTGAGGGTTCTGTCCCCATCCCGGGAGAGCGTTGAGGCGGTAAGGGAAGCGGCGAGAAAAACGGGCGAGTTAAACGAGCTCAGCGAGGCAGACGTCGAGATTCTCGCCCTAGCGTACGAGCTTGGGGGAGTCCTCTTCACCGACGATTATAACCTCCAGAACATAGCGAAGACCCTCAGGATAGAGTTCAGAACCCTGAAGCGCGGGATAAAGCGAGTCATCCGCTGGAACTACGTCTGCATCGGCTGCGGGAAGCGTTTCTCAGAGATGCCGCCGGAGGGAATCTGCCCGGATTGCGGCAGCCCGGTGAGACTGATACCGAAGAAGAAGCGCCGGAGAAAGCGCCCCGGACGGGCTCGGCGCTCATAG
- a CDS encoding rhomboid family intramembrane serine protease yields the protein MSLEGYFHRYGKATFTLFLINVSVYILESILSGNPFSISIEVLARLGQWNYAVLNYGWWWQLISAMFVHVGILHIGFNMYFLLMMGRQLEGILGPKRLVMVYLVSGLAGNLLTLFLLPANSVSAGASGSLFGIVGALILITGVVGGNMQAALINAFVLFLINSLLPSVNIYAHLGGLLVGMAIGYYYGRRIKRHLIARMYGYGW from the coding sequence ATGAGCCTTGAGGGCTATTTCCACCGCTACGGGAAGGCTACCTTCACCCTCTTCCTGATAAACGTCTCGGTCTACATCTTAGAGTCAATACTCAGCGGAAACCCCTTCAGCATAAGCATCGAAGTCTTGGCAAGGCTCGGCCAGTGGAACTACGCCGTCCTCAACTACGGCTGGTGGTGGCAGCTCATCAGCGCGATGTTCGTGCACGTGGGCATACTCCACATAGGCTTCAACATGTACTTCCTCCTGATGATGGGCAGGCAGCTCGAGGGAATCCTCGGGCCTAAACGGCTCGTTATGGTCTACCTCGTCTCGGGCCTGGCAGGAAACCTGCTGACACTCTTCCTGCTGCCGGCCAACTCGGTCAGCGCCGGCGCGAGCGGCTCGCTTTTCGGCATAGTCGGGGCGCTGATACTCATAACCGGCGTCGTCGGCGGGAACATGCAGGCCGCACTGATAAACGCCTTCGTGCTCTTCCTGATAAACAGCCTGCTGCCGAGCGTCAACATCTACGCCCATCTCGGCGGGCTGCTCGTTGGGATGGCCATAGGCTACTACTACGGCAGGCGGATCAAGCGGCACCTGATTGCGAGGATGTACGGCTACGGGTGGTGA
- a CDS encoding DUF63 family protein — translation MGLYEFFYEYFIKPIQENQGYNPVNTVVYAIILGVAVILLYKMLKRMGIKVDDRFFKALIPYIILGPLMRSVTDVGILPRTYLTVSPGGYFVIAAFAIASLYVVWRHVGPGEKLYPLYRDFGWVLLGGLVFVLIINRGKVNFNPEVFKYFIPALIIAEGFVWLVSKKLALIRDNSLLFYTHFYDATTTFVGIQFLGFWEQHVLARWLMDTFGTPAVIYAEKFLILLPIVWILDRAMADEDPDLINFVKLTMFILGFGPGTRNLLIMLMGG, via the coding sequence ATGGGGCTCTACGAGTTCTTTTACGAGTACTTCATCAAACCGATACAGGAGAACCAGGGTTACAACCCCGTGAACACGGTTGTCTACGCTATAATCCTGGGTGTGGCTGTGATACTCCTCTACAAGATGCTCAAGCGGATGGGGATAAAGGTTGACGACCGCTTCTTCAAGGCGCTCATTCCGTACATAATCCTCGGCCCATTGATGAGGAGCGTGACGGACGTCGGTATTCTGCCGAGAACCTACCTAACCGTCAGCCCCGGCGGCTACTTCGTCATAGCGGCCTTTGCGATAGCCTCTCTCTACGTCGTCTGGAGGCACGTCGGGCCTGGAGAGAAGCTCTATCCCCTCTACCGGGACTTCGGCTGGGTTCTGCTCGGTGGGCTCGTCTTCGTCCTGATAATAAACCGGGGGAAGGTTAACTTCAACCCGGAGGTCTTCAAGTACTTCATCCCGGCGCTGATAATAGCCGAGGGCTTTGTATGGCTCGTCTCGAAGAAGCTCGCCCTCATTAGGGACAACTCGCTCCTCTTCTACACCCACTTCTACGACGCCACAACGACGTTCGTTGGAATCCAGTTCCTCGGATTCTGGGAGCAGCACGTCCTCGCGAGGTGGCTGATGGATACCTTCGGGACGCCAGCGGTTATATACGCCGAGAAGTTTCTTATACTGCTGCCTATCGTGTGGATACTGGACCGGGCCATGGCGGACGAGGACCCGGATTTAATAAACTTCGTGAAGCTCACGATGTTCATCCTCGGTTTTGGGCCGGGAACGAGAAACCTGCTGATAATGCTGATGGGTGGTTGA
- a CDS encoding NfeD family protein translates to MRPRFVLIALLMLLMLLPSVHAQSNVVYVAKVDGMITGYTVDQFDRYISEAERNNAEAIIIELNTPGGRADAMQAIVTRIQNAKVPVIIYVHPSGGMAASAGTYIALGSHLIAMTPGTVIGACRPILGYGQNGSIVEAPPKVTNFYVAYIRELAKMSGRNETLAEEFITEDRSVTPEEALKYGVIEVIATNVDELLQKADGMETKIPVAGKGKVTLHLKNARLVYIEPSFRDTVVKYITDPTIAYLLLNLGFIGLIFGFLTPGWHVPETVGAIMLVLGLIGLGYFGYSSAALILIVLAMIFFIAEALTPTFGLFTVAGVITFILGGIMLFSGNGGEYLVTGETYSILRIAIIVMAILLGLFFLFGAATVVKAHRKKPEAGREELVGEVGKVVEDLDPEGVVKLHGELWKAESKDGKSIPVGEKIRVAEVKGLTLIVERIEERREE, encoded by the coding sequence ATGAGGCCGAGGTTTGTCCTGATTGCCCTGCTGATGCTCCTCATGCTCCTTCCGAGCGTTCATGCCCAGAGCAACGTGGTTTACGTGGCCAAAGTTGACGGCATGATAACGGGATACACCGTTGACCAGTTCGACAGATACATCAGCGAGGCCGAGAGGAACAACGCAGAGGCGATAATAATCGAACTCAACACCCCAGGTGGCCGCGCCGATGCAATGCAGGCCATCGTCACGAGAATCCAGAACGCAAAGGTTCCGGTCATAATCTACGTTCACCCCTCCGGAGGGATGGCGGCCTCCGCGGGGACGTACATAGCCTTAGGGTCTCACCTGATAGCGATGACACCTGGCACGGTCATAGGAGCCTGCAGGCCGATACTCGGCTACGGCCAGAATGGGAGCATCGTCGAGGCGCCGCCCAAGGTAACCAACTTCTACGTGGCGTACATCCGTGAGCTCGCGAAGATGAGCGGGAGAAACGAGACACTCGCCGAGGAGTTCATAACGGAAGACAGGAGTGTGACACCGGAGGAGGCCCTGAAGTACGGTGTCATCGAGGTCATCGCGACGAACGTTGATGAACTCCTCCAGAAGGCCGACGGGATGGAGACAAAGATACCCGTGGCCGGAAAGGGGAAGGTAACCCTGCACCTCAAGAACGCAAGACTCGTCTACATCGAACCGTCCTTCAGGGACACGGTCGTCAAGTACATAACCGACCCGACGATAGCGTACCTCCTCCTCAACCTCGGATTCATCGGCCTCATATTCGGCTTCCTCACGCCCGGCTGGCACGTTCCGGAGACCGTCGGTGCCATAATGCTCGTTCTCGGCCTCATAGGTCTGGGATACTTCGGTTACAGCAGCGCGGCATTAATACTCATCGTGCTTGCCATGATATTCTTCATAGCCGAGGCGCTGACGCCGACCTTCGGCCTGTTCACCGTGGCGGGCGTCATAACCTTCATTCTGGGTGGAATCATGCTCTTCAGCGGAAACGGGGGTGAATACCTGGTGACCGGTGAAACGTACTCGATACTCAGAATAGCCATCATCGTCATGGCGATACTCCTTGGACTGTTCTTCCTCTTCGGTGCGGCGACAGTGGTCAAGGCACACAGGAAGAAGCCAGAGGCCGGAAGGGAGGAGCTTGTGGGAGAAGTCGGTAAGGTTGTCGAGGACCTCGACCCGGAGGGAGTCGTCAAGCTCCACGGCGAACTCTGGAAGGCGGAGAGCAAGGATGGAAAGAGTATACCCGTTGGAGAAAAAATTAGGGTTGCTGAAGTCAAAGGGCTCACCCTTATCGTTGAAAGAATTGAGGAAAGGAGGGAGGAATGA
- a CDS encoding bifunctional fructose-bisphosphatase/inositol-phosphate phosphatase: protein MEIPWNEIALEIAREVEKEVMPLFGTPRAGETIGENVSGDVTKYVDKVAEDVVLGRLQPLGVNIVSEEIGFIDNGSDYTVIVDPIDGSYNFAAGIPIFAFSFAVFRRNEPVYGAIYEFVRRTFYEALPGEGAYMDGRPIRVRKPERGKEALSFYTRGRCLGLIKRVKRVRVLGAIAVELTYLAKGALDGVLDIRNYVRTTDIAAGVLIAKEAGAIVTDETGRELELRLDATTKTNVIAVNDRYLLDMILEELKNEP, encoded by the coding sequence ATGGAGATTCCATGGAACGAGATTGCCCTCGAAATCGCGAGGGAGGTTGAGAAGGAAGTGATGCCCCTCTTTGGCACTCCGAGGGCAGGGGAGACGATAGGGGAAAACGTCAGCGGAGACGTTACCAAGTACGTTGACAAAGTGGCTGAGGACGTTGTTCTGGGCAGGCTCCAGCCCCTCGGGGTCAACATCGTCAGCGAGGAGATAGGCTTCATAGACAACGGGAGCGACTACACGGTTATCGTTGACCCAATAGACGGCTCCTACAACTTCGCCGCGGGGATACCGATATTCGCCTTCAGCTTTGCCGTCTTCAGGAGAAATGAACCCGTTTACGGTGCGATATACGAGTTCGTCAGGAGGACGTTTTACGAGGCCCTTCCAGGAGAAGGTGCCTACATGGACGGAAGGCCTATAAGGGTCAGGAAACCCGAGCGCGGAAAGGAGGCACTGAGCTTCTACACGCGCGGCAGGTGTCTGGGCTTAATAAAGAGGGTCAAGCGGGTTCGGGTCCTTGGTGCCATAGCTGTCGAGCTGACGTACCTCGCCAAGGGCGCCCTCGACGGAGTCTTGGACATAAGGAACTACGTGAGGACGACGGACATAGCCGCGGGGGTGCTCATAGCCAAGGAAGCCGGGGCGATAGTCACCGACGAGACCGGAAGGGAGCTGGAGCTGAGGCTCGACGCAACCACCAAGACAAACGTAATAGCCGTCAACGACCGCTATCTGCTCGACATGATCCTGGAGGAGCTGAAAAATGAGCCTTGA
- a CDS encoding DNA-3-methyladenine glycosylase family protein — MAGIDLRKTTHEMIRNGTWKFEDGVFYQAFESGVAGYDGENFIFPDSWDRRERKSAKEKLKFILDLDADLDSFYAEISDSPFAFLIDEFYGLTAPRAPSQYQALIEVIAQQQVSFEFAQRTIANLVKLAGRPVGDLHAFPTPERIASLSEEELKKAKLGYRAGYIKSLTELYLAKKLDLELWDWGVEEAIKYLTKFRGIGKWSAELFLAYGLRKNVYPAGDLGLRRGIAKIFGKRVKEVREKDVREIIEPYGKWKGLLAFYITCYDRKTEMERKRK; from the coding sequence ATGGCTGGGATTGACCTGAGAAAGACTACCCATGAGATGATACGCAACGGCACTTGGAAGTTCGAAGACGGTGTTTTCTACCAGGCTTTTGAGAGCGGTGTCGCCGGCTACGATGGGGAGAACTTCATTTTTCCCGACTCGTGGGACAGAAGGGAAAGGAAGTCCGCGAAGGAAAAGCTGAAGTTCATTCTTGACCTCGATGCCGATCTGGATTCCTTCTACGCCGAGATAAGCGATTCCCCCTTTGCATTCCTCATCGACGAGTTCTACGGCCTTACCGCCCCAAGGGCACCGAGCCAGTACCAAGCACTGATTGAAGTCATTGCCCAGCAGCAGGTCAGCTTCGAATTCGCCCAGAGAACTATCGCGAACCTCGTGAAGCTCGCGGGCAGGCCGGTAGGAGACTTACACGCATTCCCCACCCCTGAGAGGATAGCGTCTCTGAGCGAAGAGGAGCTGAAAAAGGCCAAGCTCGGCTATAGGGCGGGCTACATAAAGTCCCTGACGGAGCTTTATTTGGCCAAAAAGCTCGACCTCGAACTCTGGGACTGGGGCGTTGAGGAGGCCATCAAGTACCTCACAAAGTTTCGGGGCATAGGAAAGTGGAGTGCGGAGCTTTTCCTTGCGTATGGCCTCAGGAAGAACGTCTACCCAGCCGGAGACCTCGGGCTCAGGAGGGGAATAGCAAAGATTTTTGGAAAGCGGGTTAAGGAAGTACGGGAGAAAGACGTGAGGGAGATAATAGAACCCTACGGGAAGTGGAAGGGGCTTCTGGCGTTTTACATCACCTGCTACGACAGGAAGACCGAGATGGAGAGGAAGAGAAAATGA
- a CDS encoding slipin family protein, which yields MSMALVSAGNVVLAIVLLFVLIILASAIKIVKEYERAVIFRLGRIVGARGPGLFFIIPIFEKAVIVDLRTRVLDVPVQETITKDNVPVRVNAVVYFRVIEPVKAVTQVSNYIMATSQIAQTTLRSVIGQAHLDELLSEREKLNLQLQKIIDEATDPWGIKVSTVEIKDVELPSGMQRAMARQAEAERERRARILLAEAERQAAEKLREAAEIISEHPMALQLRTLQTISDVAGDKSNVIVLTLPMEMLKLFRSLGETAEVAKIKLEKEVREEAEKEAEAKAEQE from the coding sequence ATGAGCATGGCCCTTGTAAGCGCCGGAAATGTTGTGTTGGCCATTGTTTTGTTGTTTGTGTTGATTATACTGGCAAGCGCCATAAAGATAGTCAAGGAGTACGAGAGGGCAGTGATATTCCGTCTCGGAAGGATAGTCGGGGCCAGAGGGCCAGGACTGTTCTTCATAATCCCGATATTCGAGAAGGCAGTGATAGTCGACCTCCGTACCCGGGTTCTCGACGTTCCGGTTCAGGAGACCATAACCAAGGACAACGTCCCCGTCAGGGTCAACGCGGTCGTTTACTTCCGCGTCATAGAGCCAGTCAAGGCCGTAACCCAGGTCAGCAACTACATCATGGCCACCAGCCAGATCGCCCAGACGACACTGAGAAGCGTCATCGGTCAGGCACACCTCGACGAGCTGCTCAGCGAGAGGGAGAAGCTTAACCTCCAGCTCCAGAAGATAATCGACGAGGCCACCGACCCATGGGGAATAAAGGTCAGCACGGTCGAGATAAAGGACGTTGAGCTTCCGAGCGGAATGCAGAGGGCGATGGCAAGACAGGCAGAGGCCGAGCGTGAGAGGCGTGCGAGGATACTTCTTGCTGAGGCCGAGCGCCAGGCCGCCGAGAAGCTCCGTGAGGCCGCTGAGATAATCTCGGAGCACCCGATGGCACTCCAGCTCAGGACGCTCCAGACCATAAGCGACGTGGCTGGCGACAAGAGCAACGTCATCGTACTCACCCTGCCGATGGAGATGCTGAAGCTCTTCAGGAGCCTTGGTGAGACGGCCGAAGTGGCAAAGATAAAGCTTGAGAAAGAGGTCCGCGAGGAAGCTGAAAAGGAAGCCGAGGCGAAGGCTGAGCAAGAGTAA